A window of Chryseobacterium sp. IHB B 17019 genomic DNA:
GATAAAATCATATAACTCTGATATTTTCCTGTCTTTATCTGCTATGATAGGAAATTGTACATCAGTGTTTTGAGTTTCGTTAATATCCTTAATCCAATTTTGATGATCCTCTACTCCATCTACACTTAAGGCAATTACTTTTGTTCCCCTTTTCTCAAATTCTTGTTTTAATTTTGAAGTATAACCCAGTTCTGTAGTACAAACCGGAGTATAATCTGCCGGATGAGAAAACAAAATTCCCCAGGAATCTCCTAAATAATTATAAAAATCAATGTCTCCTGCAGATGATTCTGCCTGAAAGTTTGGTGCTGTATCTCCTAGTTTAATTGACATAATATTTCGTTTTAATAGTCTACAAATTTAGTAGACTTTTTGAAACTGGCAAAATTTTTGTTGATTTTTTTTATCTTTAAAGTAAAATATTTCACTCTATGCAAAAAAATGGTCTAAGCTATATTGATGTTGTTTATAATGTATTGGAAAACTGGTATTTAAAATTTGCCGAGCTTACACCAAAACTTGTTGTAGGGATTCTTGTCTTCTCGTTTTTCCTTATTACCAGTAAATATTTAAGCCAATTTGCTGTCAAACTCTTTCATAAATTTTTCCCAAAAAGCAAAAAAGAAAGTTCGCTGGTTACTTTAATTGGGGTTTTCAGATTCATTATTATGCTGATGGGAACTTTTATTGCCCTTGAAATTATGGGTTTCAGTGGTTTTCTGTGGAAGTTTATCGGAAGTTTAGGAGTTGCAGGGGTTATTGCCGGGGTTGCTTTAAAAGACCTGGTTTCAAGTATATTTTCGGGAATGCTAATCGGGATCGACAAAGCATTTAAAGTGGGTGATTATATCATGATCGGAACAAATTCCGGAACCGTTATGGAAATTGGTTTTTTAACGACAAAAATTATTAGTGACGATGGCAAAAAAGTATACATTCCCAATCAAGTTATCTTTAATGCTCCATTTTCTAATATCACGGCATCACCTCAACGAAGAATTATTTTAAACTTTGAAATTCCGGCAGATGAAGATGTTGCTAAAGCTCAGATAGGAATTTTAGAAGTAATTAAAAATTTAGAAAACGTAGACAAACTGGATACGGCAGAAGTTATTTTTACAGATTTAAAGCAGGGGGCATTCAATTTACAGGCAAAATTCTGGATGAATGTAAATGCTAATATGGTAAAGGTTAAGAGTGAAGCCTTGATAAAAATTAAACAACGCTTGGATTCGGATAAAATTCAATTGGTTACTCCAACCAGCATCAGCATCACGAATGGTGAAAGTTTAATCAATGAAAATCATGATTAATTTTAAATAGAAGTTAGAAATTAGAGTTTATATATTAGTTTAAAAATGCAATAAACTTAATTATTTTTTGCTCTTTGATTTTAAGCTGTCTTTCTCAGGCATTTTTGCAATAGAGTCATTCTGCATTAGAGGCTCACCCATTACAAAATTTTTATTAAGAGTATCCAATTCGATATCAGTCATTACAACACCTGTCGTTGTTGTACAGGCTTCTTCTTTTTGTTTTGAACAACCCGTTAAAAACAGAATTAAAGAAAAAACAGTTAATGTTATCCTATTATTCTGAAAATTTGAAGGAATATATTTAAAGAATTTATTTTTCAATTGTTCGGATTTGTCGATCTTATTTAATTGATGATCATAAAACCTTCCACAAATTCTCTCATCCTTTTTCTCCTCAATAATCTCTTGGATTTCCTGAGGTTGTTTTTCGGTAAAATCTATAACACATTTGCTGCAGACAGAGCAAAACCTTCCTTTTTCCTGTGGAGACATCATATCCCAGTTTTCTGAGCAGGGCTCCGGAATCTGTATATTTTTCATCATAAGTATTAACTTAAATATTTTAAATCTACAAAAGAAAAAACCGTTCCAAAAATGAAACGGTTTCTTTAATTTATATAAAAATTTTAGTCTTACGCTAAAACTTCTTTTACTTTGTTTGCAGCTTCTTCCAAAGTAATTGCAGAATGTACAGGAAGACCTGACTCGTCAATTAATTTTTTAGCTTCTACAGCGTTAGTTCCCTGTAATCTTACGATCAACGGAACAGGAAGGCTTCCCATCGCTTTGTAAGCATCTACAACACCCTGAGCAACTCTGTCACATCTTACGATACCTCCGAAGATGTTGATCAAAATAGCTTTTACGTTTGGATCTCTCAAGATGATTCCGAAAGCAGTCTGAACTCTCTGAGCATCAGCAGTACCACCAACGTCAAGGAAGTTTGCAGGGCTACCACCAGATAATTTGATGATATCCATTGTTGCCATTGCAAGACCAGCTCCGTTTACCATACAAGCAACGTTACCGTCTAATTTTACGAAGTTAAGGCCAGCTTCACCAGCTTCAACATCCATAGGATCTTCTTCTCTTGTATCTCTCAACGCTTCAAGATCTTTGTGACGGAACAATGAGTTACCATCCAAAGTTACTTTAGCATCTACCGCGATAATCTTGTTATCAGAAGTCTTTAATACAGGGTTGATCTCGAAAAGAGAAGCGTCAATTCCTGTATAAGCGTTATATAAAGAAGTGATGAATTTTGTGAATTCTTTGAAAGCATTTCCTTCAAGACCTAAATTGAAAGCAATTTTTCTAGCCTGGAAACCTTGAAGGCCCAAAGCAGGATCAATCAATTCATTGTGGATTAAATGAGGCGTTACTTCAGCAACGTGCTCAATATCCATACCACCTTCAGTAGAATATACGATTGTATTTTTACCTTCAGCTCTGTCTAAAAGAATAGAAACATAAAATTCTTTAGTTTCAGACTCTCCAGGATAA
This region includes:
- a CDS encoding mechanosensitive ion channel family protein; translated protein: MQKNGLSYIDVVYNVLENWYLKFAELTPKLVVGILVFSFFLITSKYLSQFAVKLFHKFFPKSKKESSLVTLIGVFRFIIMLMGTFIALEIMGFSGFLWKFIGSLGVAGVIAGVALKDLVSSIFSGMLIGIDKAFKVGDYIMIGTNSGTVMEIGFLTTKIISDDGKKVYIPNQVIFNAPFSNITASPQRRIILNFEIPADEDVAKAQIGILEVIKNLENVDKLDTAEVIFTDLKQGAFNLQAKFWMNVNANMVKVKSEALIKIKQRLDSDKIQLVTPTSISITNGESLINENHD
- a CDS encoding peroxiredoxin; its protein translation is MSIKLGDTAPNFQAESSAGDIDFYNYLGDSWGILFSHPADYTPVCTTELGYTSKLKQEFEKRGTKVIALSVDGVEDHQNWIKDINETQNTDVQFPIIADKDRKISELYDFIHPNASATATVRSLLILDPEKKVRLIITYPASTGRNFNEIIRVLDSLQLVDSHKVATPVNWKNGDDVIVPPAISTEEARKIFPKGVTEIKPYLRYTPQPNT
- the sucC gene encoding ADP-forming succinate--CoA ligase subunit beta — its product is MNLHEYQSKEILSKYGVAIQRGFVANNVEEAVAAAEKLTAETGAQAWVVKAQIHAGGRGKGGGVKFSPNMDKLKENAQNIIGMQLITPQTSAEGKKVHSVLVAEDVYYPGESETKEFYVSILLDRAEGKNTIVYSTEGGMDIEHVAEVTPHLIHNELIDPALGLQGFQARKIAFNLGLEGNAFKEFTKFITSLYNAYTGIDASLFEINPVLKTSDNKIIAVDAKVTLDGNSLFRHKDLEALRDTREEDPMDVEAGEAGLNFVKLDGNVACMVNGAGLAMATMDIIKLSGGSPANFLDVGGTADAQRVQTAFGIILRDPNVKAILINIFGGIVRCDRVAQGVVDAYKAMGSLPVPLIVRLQGTNAVEAKKLIDESGLPVHSAITLEEAANKVKEVLA